In Chryseobacterium gleum, a single genomic region encodes these proteins:
- a CDS encoding DUF4280 domain-containing protein, translated as MAEKHIVVQGALCKCQFGQVPDKLKVLTHQKEYANDKSASKKLIVTTKEIGAATFEKNTFGNCTKMGGPPPPCKIMVTEWQKFYDKVQLSNGGYIIVEDSKAVCAVAGTPCIEIIDHGQRAEASQQNFKNADQDVQQQINPLVDSEEMYNEQPSGGGQDGAI; from the coding sequence ATGGCAGAAAAACATATTGTAGTACAGGGCGCCCTATGCAAATGCCAGTTCGGACAGGTTCCGGACAAGCTGAAAGTACTTACACACCAAAAAGAATATGCCAATGATAAAAGCGCTTCCAAAAAACTGATCGTTACCACGAAAGAAATTGGAGCAGCCACATTTGAAAAAAATACATTCGGAAACTGTACCAAAATGGGAGGACCGCCGCCGCCATGCAAGATTATGGTTACAGAATGGCAGAAGTTTTATGATAAAGTACAGCTCAGCAATGGCGGATATATCATTGTGGAAGACAGCAAGGCAGTATGTGCCGTTGCCGGTACTCCATGCATTGAGATTATAGACCACGGGCAGCGGGCAGAAGCCAGCCAGCAGAACTTTAAAAATGCCGACCAAGATGTTCAGCAGCAGATTAATCCGCTGGTGGATTCCGAAGAAATGTATAACGAACAGCCTTCAGGAGGAGGGCAGGATGGTGCAATCTAA
- a CDS encoding OmpA family protein: MAKGVKKIKVVSGLYYPKMSVLGQRITIKPDQWVQFGVGEWLPGTTDADKKKPLTWMRQNSSRKIIINQITSATGYKFLISKQYCGSYQFYIEASLSGVRDTKSDTGIFVKGWCEPKIVSSKWSTQKNSKSIKNNKKNEYISYGHIVHLNLVTEGLNGNTVSIELWNQQTAKADKLVHTYNNVQVIDGEVNLKIENTFAWMAYVDNIQNVEEFYIKVKDVASKKYIKDNLGDDLHAIYLNVKNKVATTNTNGAQNQTPTKVYKPDVNSVRLEPCKFEVIKITENETKDGKASNTTVKVFDNGNGVKLIKSAALQEHIQRTIYYKFDSTVIDKDGEAVLNNVLKFLLEHKDSTMNLSGYACVIGKENYNKGLSQKRADVVKKFFADGGLDPRRIISVGKGEVDPTDDKMGRDNIKYKNEKDYENNRRVDISFIFNAHDAQTISYEVTAPSVSTKKNLVIDITGFQTNECFRDSKGKHKKQTLMVDVGQAIDKGDTVKTFNTPTFTYGVYSNLSRVNAFPVEYIWPSASNPNQFHLHVHSCRYFSNEKRTTVLIKAYPDIKWELALEFLVNVSNYKAANMPPGSVYAKHQEKSRQAGYNRMRMNETGKVPISIGLGISAEWDAGREKRSFTNEFADRIKLVARMIATAVNILQNAINYAQSAAKETAIPVGFNIRYPKFTVVGKWYLERVNERNTLSVIGEVGFGFKPLIGAEVVIDILGAAIAAASYGATGNPAAARIINKFRGGLEKLGASVTFTATFYGELEIMVDALKIDSINGINMQGKTTIGGKMGATIELSVSVEVGRVKGTKSKPIMTFKAAAKADSYFGGDIVLDSDSKGLFIQPILKFSGVVLSVEIEGEVGWWKSNFKVEEKVIKEETHYLEKKYLT; encoded by the coding sequence ATGGCAAAAGGCGTAAAAAAAATAAAAGTTGTAAGCGGATTGTATTACCCTAAAATGTCTGTATTAGGGCAAAGGATTACCATAAAGCCAGACCAGTGGGTACAGTTTGGGGTAGGGGAATGGCTGCCGGGAACTACAGATGCAGACAAAAAGAAACCTCTTACCTGGATGAGGCAGAACAGCAGCAGAAAAATTATTATCAATCAGATCACCTCTGCTACAGGATATAAATTTTTAATTAGCAAGCAGTACTGCGGAAGCTATCAGTTTTATATTGAAGCCAGTCTCTCCGGAGTAAGAGATACTAAAAGTGATACAGGAATATTTGTAAAAGGCTGGTGTGAACCCAAAATTGTAAGCAGCAAATGGTCTACACAAAAAAACAGCAAAAGCATCAAAAACAATAAAAAAAACGAATACATTTCCTATGGACATATCGTTCATCTTAACCTCGTGACGGAAGGTCTCAATGGAAATACAGTCAGTATCGAACTTTGGAATCAGCAGACAGCAAAAGCAGATAAGCTGGTACACACCTACAACAATGTACAGGTAATAGATGGTGAGGTCAATCTGAAAATAGAAAATACCTTTGCCTGGATGGCCTATGTGGACAATATTCAGAATGTAGAGGAATTTTATATTAAAGTAAAAGATGTTGCCTCCAAAAAATACATTAAAGATAATCTGGGGGATGATCTTCATGCCATCTATCTGAATGTAAAAAATAAAGTCGCCACTACCAACACCAACGGAGCCCAGAACCAGACACCGACTAAAGTGTATAAGCCGGATGTCAATTCCGTTAGACTCGAACCCTGTAAATTTGAAGTCATCAAGATTACTGAAAATGAAACAAAGGACGGCAAAGCCAGCAACACAACCGTTAAAGTCTTTGATAACGGGAATGGTGTCAAACTGATAAAATCTGCCGCTTTACAGGAGCATATTCAGAGAACCATCTACTATAAGTTTGACTCTACAGTTATTGATAAAGATGGGGAAGCCGTCCTGAATAATGTGCTCAAATTTCTTCTTGAACACAAAGATTCCACAATGAATCTCAGTGGCTATGCCTGCGTTATAGGAAAAGAAAATTATAACAAAGGGCTTTCGCAAAAAAGAGCTGATGTTGTCAAAAAATTCTTTGCAGACGGAGGGTTAGATCCAAGAAGAATTATCTCAGTAGGAAAAGGGGAAGTAGATCCTACCGATGATAAAATGGGAAGAGATAATATCAAATACAAGAACGAGAAAGATTACGAAAATAACCGTAGAGTAGATATTTCATTTATATTCAATGCCCATGATGCACAGACTATCAGTTATGAAGTAACCGCACCAAGTGTTTCTACAAAGAAAAATCTCGTCATTGATATTACAGGTTTTCAAACCAATGAATGCTTCAGGGACAGTAAAGGAAAACATAAAAAACAGACCTTGATGGTAGACGTAGGACAGGCAATAGATAAGGGAGACACTGTGAAAACATTTAATACACCTACATTTACATATGGTGTATATTCCAACCTTTCCAGAGTTAACGCTTTTCCAGTGGAATATATCTGGCCTTCAGCATCCAATCCGAATCAGTTTCATTTGCATGTGCATAGCTGCCGGTATTTCAGCAATGAAAAAAGAACTACAGTACTGATCAAGGCTTATCCGGATATTAAATGGGAACTTGCTCTTGAGTTTTTGGTGAATGTATCCAATTATAAAGCAGCCAATATGCCGCCTGGATCTGTTTATGCAAAACACCAGGAAAAATCCAGACAGGCAGGATACAACAGAATGAGGATGAATGAAACCGGAAAAGTTCCGATTTCAATAGGGCTGGGCATATCTGCCGAATGGGATGCGGGGAGAGAAAAGAGAAGTTTTACCAATGAATTTGCAGATAGAATCAAACTGGTAGCCAGAATGATTGCCACTGCAGTCAATATTTTACAAAATGCAATCAACTATGCGCAAAGTGCGGCAAAAGAAACAGCAATACCGGTTGGTTTCAATATCAGATATCCGAAATTTACGGTTGTCGGAAAATGGTATCTGGAAAGAGTAAACGAAAGAAATACACTTAGCGTTATTGGTGAAGTAGGCTTTGGATTTAAACCTTTAATTGGAGCCGAAGTTGTTATTGATATATTGGGAGCAGCCATTGCGGCGGCTTCGTATGGAGCAACCGGAAACCCGGCAGCGGCAAGAATTATTAATAAGTTTCGTGGAGGATTAGAAAAATTAGGTGCTTCAGTAACCTTTACAGCAACATTTTATGGGGAGCTGGAAATAATGGTAGATGCCCTGAAGATTGACAGTATCAACGGGATCAATATGCAGGGAAAAACTACCATTGGAGGAAAAATGGGAGCCACTATTGAACTCAGTGTAAGCGTTGAGGTAGGAAGAGTAAAAGGGACAAAATCGAAGCCTATTATGACATTTAAAGCCGCTGCAAAAGCAGATTCTTACTTTGGTGGAGATATTGTACTGGATTCTGATTCTAAGGGATTATTCATCCAGCCGATCCTGAAATTTTCAGGAGTAGTACTTTCAGTAGAAATAGAAGGAGAAGTAGGCTGGTGGAAAAGCAATTTTAAAGTAGAAGAAAAAGTTATAAAAGAAGAAACTCATTATTTGGAAAAAAAATATCTAACTTAA